The following are encoded together in the Lagopus muta isolate bLagMut1 chromosome 7, bLagMut1 primary, whole genome shotgun sequence genome:
- the PRKAG2 gene encoding 5'-AMP-activated protein kinase subunit gamma-2 isoform X13: MRSHKCYDIVPTSSKLVVFDTTLQVKKAFFALVANGVRAAPLWESKKQSFVGMLTITDFINILHRYYKSPMVQIYELEEHKIETWRELYLQETFKPLVNISPDASLFDAVYSLIKNKIHRLPVIDPVSGNALYILTHKRILKFLQLFMSEMPKPAFMKKNLDELGIGTYHNIAFIHPDTPIIKALNIFVERRISALPVVDESGKVVDIYSKFDVINLAAEKTYNNLDITVTQALQHRSQYFEGVVKCSMLETLETIVDRIVKAEVHRLVVVNEADSIVGIISLSDILQALVLTPAGAKQKENESE, encoded by the exons GTAAAGAAGGCCTTTTTCGCCTTGGTGGCAAATGGTGTGAGAGCAGCTCCACTGTGGGAGAGTAAAAAACAGAGTTTTGTAG GAATGTTAACAATTACAGATTTCATTAACATACTGCATAGATACTATAAATCTCCAATG GTTCAGATCTATGAATTGGAGGAGCACAAAATAGAAACCTGGAGGG AACTTTATTTACAAGAGACATTTAAACCTTTAGTGAACATCTCCCCAGATGCAAG CCTTTTTGAtgctgtatattcattgatcaaaaacaaaatccacagattGCCAGTTATAGATCCCGTCAGTGGAAATGCACTTTATATACTTACCCATAAAAGAATCCTCAAGTTCCTCCAGCTTTTT ATGTCAGAAATGCCAAAGCCTGCCTTTATGAAGAAGAATCTGGATGAACTTGGAATAGGAACTTACCACAACATTGCCTTCATACATCCAGACACTCCTATCATTAAAGCCTTGAATATATTTGTAGAGAGAAGGATATCGGCTTTACCTGTTGTGGATGAGTCAG gaaAAGTTGTAGATATTTATTCCAAATTTGATGTAATA AACCTTGCTGCTGAAAAAACCTATAATAACCTAGATATCACGGTGACACAAGCCCTACAGCACCGTTCTCAGTATTTTGAAGGTGTTGTAAAGTGTAGTATGCTGGAAACACTGGAGACCATTGTTGATAGGATAGTGAAGGCTGAG GTTCATCGTTTGGTGGTAGTGAATGAAGCAGATAGCATTGTGGGTATCATCTCCCTTTCTGACATTCTACAGGCTTTGGTACTCACGCCAGCAG GTGCCaaacaaaaggagaatgaaagtGAATGA